In the genome of Maribacter forsetii DSM 18668, the window TTTCCTATTTAACGGCGTTGCATGCTAAATTGGTTTATATGTGTGAAAGACTATCACCAGATGATTTAAAGAGAAGTTATATTCACCCTGTAGGGAACGTTAATGTATCTGTAGCAGAAAATATTGGTAAATATGCATGGCATGGAAACCATCATTTTGCACATATTAAAACCTTGGCTGAGCGTAAAGGTTGGTAAGAAATTTATAAGACTTTTTTTAGGAGGTACATAGGTTTTTCGTCTTCAATAACATTGTTGAATGGCACTTGGGTTATGGCTGCTATTTTAAAAGAATGTTTTTGATAAAATGGTAGCGCCATTCCTTTTTGCATAGATTCTAAAAAGATTACTTTTTTAGCGTTATTCTTGGCAATTTTTTCAACGAACTGCATGCTTTTAGCACCTATGCCTTTTCCTGAATATTCGTTGAGTATATAGATTTTGTCAAGGTACAAAGCATCAGCTTTGCTAAACTCTTGTAGTTTTTTGTGCAAGGTGATTTTTAACAAACCTACATATGCGGATTCTAATTTAATTACATATAAAATGGTATCCTGATCTTTTTCTTCCTGTAGTAAAACCTCTTTCGTAAAGCTATTTTCTATATATGTTTTGGTATTGCCATTGGGCCATAAATGTGTGTAATGTTGATTATAGGCTTTCGTGCCTATGTCAATATAGGTGTTGTAAAGTTCTGGTTTCAGTTGTTCAAACTGAATATTATTCTCCATAATTTGTGGTGAGAATTTTATTGATTATTAGATTTCCATTTAATATTACAACCTATGCTAGGCTTTTGATTTGGGTCTATTGCTTCACCTTTTAAAAGATTTTCAATGGCATTTCTTAGGTCTTTGCCGGTTAACGGTAAACCATTTCCTGGTCTAGAATCATCTAGCTGACCGCGGTAAACTAATTTTAGCTCTCCGTCAAAAAGGAAAAAATCCGGTGTGCAGGCGGCATTGTATTTTTTTGCAATAGATTGGTCTTCGTCATATAGGTATGGGAAAGTATAATTTTCAGCTTTAGCCTTTATCCTCATATAATGTGGACCATCTTCTGGGTAGTTTTCAACATCATTGCTCGAAATAGCTATAAAGTGAATTCCTTTTTTCTGATATTCAATAGCCATTTTAGTGATTTCTGGATTCACATGAATTACAAAGGGGCAATGGTTGCAGACAAACATGATCATTGTTCCCTTATGACCGTTTAAAGCGTGCAAATTCATGGTTTTTTTACTTACAGTATCTAACAGACTAAATTCTGGTGCTACTGTACCCAATGCCAACATTTTGCTTTCCGTTCTTGCCATATCAACTAATATTTTATGGTACTAAGTTAAGGATTATATTAAGCTTGTCTTTCCTTTATAGTATTCATAAACTTTTAAAAATTTCAAAAATGGAAAATTCATATATTTCTTTATCCAACGCAATTAAGGCATTACAAGATGAGGGTTACACGGAAGATTTTAACTTGTGTGATGCTGGTGTAGAAAATAAAAGCAAGAAAAGCATACATACTGCAACAGAATTGGAGGTCGTAAAATTTTATCGTTTTGAGGGTATGAGCAACCCAGATGACAATACTATCTTATATGTTATTGAAACTAATACTGGTGAAAAGGGGCTTTTGGTAGATGCGTACGGAATGTATGCGGGCAATGTACCTAAAGATATGATAGAAAAGCTTAAATTGAGCTAATGAAAGATACAATAACCAGGCAAGATTTCAGTAAGATCGATATGAGAGTGGGTACAATTATAGATGTTCTGGATTTTCCGGAGGCTAGAAATCCCTCATATAAATTACATATAGATTTTGGTGATGAAATAGGGGTTAAAAAAACATCTGCTCAAATAACGGAAAAATACAAGAAAGAAGACCTTGTAGGACTTCAAGTAACAGCTGTTGTTAATTTTCCTAAAAAGCAAATTGCCAATTTTATGAGTGAATGTCTTATATTGGGAGCAGTAGAAAATAGTTCCGTGGTGCTTCTTCAACCGCAAATGAAAGTGCCAAACGGATTAAAAATCTCCTAGATATTTGACTGATAATATTTTAGATACCATTCATATTAATTTTGATTCGGGTTCACTTTGGATGATGAACCTTGTTTTAAGTTTGGTAATGTTTGGCGTAGCTTTAGAGATTTCAGTTTCAGATTTTAAACCTTTGTGGCAAAAGCCTAAATCGTTGTTATTGGGTTTAACTAGTCAGTTTGTTTTACTGCCGGCTTTAACTTTTTTATTGGTGCTCATAATTGAGCCTTTACCAAGCATAGCACTTGGTATGTTTATGGTTGCGGCCTGTCCTGGTGGTAACATTTCTAATTTTATATCATACTTATCTAAAGCCAATACGGCATTGTCCGTAAGTCTTACCGCTATTGCTACTATGTTAGCGGTTGTAATGACACCCTTAAATTTTCATTTCTGGTCCATGCGCTATGAGCCTAGTGCGGGTTTAATTCAAGATATTTCAATAGCACCTTTAGAGATGATCAAACTGGTTTTTTTATTACTAGGGCTGCCTTTGATTTTAGGTATGTACGTAAATTATAAGAAACCAAAATTGGCATTGAAAATAGCAAAGAAACTAAAAATAGTATCATTGGTGTTTTTTATTTGCTTGGTATTTATAGCGCTATTTAATAACCGAATTATTTTTATGGATTATGTACTTTATGTTTTTTGGATCGTATTAATTCATAACCTTATTGCATTTTCTACGGGTTATAGTCTTGGTCGATTATTTAAATTACCGGTAGGTAGTCTTAGGTCCATAACTATTGAAACTGGAATACAGAATTCTGGTTTAGGCTTACTTTTGATTTTCACCTTTTTTGAAGGATTAGGAGGCATGGCGCTTCTTGCCGCATTTTGGGGAATTTGGCATATAGTTTCGGGATTAATTTTAGCTGCTTTCTGGAATAGAAAACCAGTTACTAAAGAGACTATAGCGTGAGCGGATTATTGTATTCTTTGGTTAAAATTGTTGTAAGAACCGGACTGTACGGTTATCATAAGAAAATCGTCATTTCTGGGCTAGAGAATATTCCTAAAGATAAGCCTGTAATGTTTTTACCAAATCATCAAAGCGCACTTATAGATGTTTTATTAATTGCAACAGATTGTAATAGAAAACCTTATTTTTTAACGCGATCAGATGTTTTTAAGGGCAATTTTTTAAAACGTATGTTCTCTTATTTTCAAATGCTACCTATATATAGAATGCGCGATGGTAGAGATACACTTTCTAATAACGATGCTATATTTAATTCATGTGCAGAAATCTTAAATAGGGGAGAAGCTCTACTTTTATTCCCAGAGGCAAATCATAACCTAAAGCGAACGGTTAGAACTTTAAGCAAGGGCTTTACAAGAATTTTGATACGCACTTTTGAATTATACCCAGATGTAGATGTTCAACTAATACCTGTAGGTTTAAATTACAAGCATGCCGCTCATTTTCCTGATGAGGTTGCAATACATTATGGAGCCCCAATTTCAGCTAAGAGTTTTTATGATTCAAAAGACCTGAATAAAACAAGTTTTGATATGAAGCGGGAAGTTTCTGAGCGACTGAAGAAATTAACCGTTCATATACCAAATGATGGAGAGTATGAGATGATTTTAGATCGATTAAACGCCGAGAACGCAGACTTTCTAAATCCTATGTCAACGAATAAAAAAATTGAATCATACACTCATGAAGAGCAGCGATTATCTAATGACACAATACCTAGACAAGAAGAGCGAAGTTTATTTAAGTTTTTATTTACTGTGTTAAATTTTCCGTTTGTTCTTATTTGGAGGACATGGTTGAAACCAAAAGTACCTGAAGATGAGTTTATGGGTACCTTTAGATTTGCCTGTGCAATTATAACTTATCCTATTTACATGACTTTGCTTTTTGCTATTCTATCATTTAGTTTATCTGCATACTTAGCATGTATAATACTGAGTATATTGACATTGGTAAATGTTATGTTGGTAAAATATGGTTTGCGGTAGTAAACTATCTACAAAATAAAAACGGCCCTTAAAAAAGGACCGTTAATTTGTAAAAAGAAAGTATTGAGATTAAATATCTTCAAAACTAACATCTGTAAAGCTAGACGTACTTGTAGTTGTATTCTCTACAGGTAATTCAGCTTCAGTCGCAACTTCTTCTTTCTTAAAATCTTTTTGGTGTCTTTCAGAAATTACTTCGGATCCTTTTTCATTAATGATGAAATCCATCATTTCTTCAACATTTTCTTTGAAGGCATCAAAGTCTTCTTTGTATAAATAAATTTTATGCTTCTTATAATGGAAAGAACCATCGTCATGTGTAAATTTCTTACTTTCTGTAATCGTTAAATAATAGTCCCCAGCTTTTGTACTTCTTACATCGAAAAAGTACGTTCTTCTACCTGCGCGTAAAACTTTGGAGTGAATTTCTTCCTGATCTGATAAATCTCTTTCGCTCATTTCTAATGTTTAGTGTCGTTATGCTATCAAAAATGGAAAAAAAAACACTATCCTACAACAATTTTTTAACTTTCTTTCTCTGAAAGCTGTTTGTGATAGAGGTCTTTATAGTAACCTTCTCGCGTATTTAACTCATCATGCGTACCTTGCTGAATTAGTCTTCCGTCATCTAAAACAAGAATTTTATCGGCATTTTTTGCTGAAGAAACTCTGTGACTTACAATTAATGTAGTTTTATTCTGAGAGGCTTTTTTAAGATTATTCAATATTTCTTCCTCCGTTTCTGTATCCACTGCAGAAAGACAGTCATCAAATAAATAAATTTGTGGTTTCTTGATTAACGCTCTTGCAATAGAGACACGTTGCTTTTGTCCGCCACTTAATGTAATACCTCTTTCACCTAAAACGGTATCGTATTTTTTAGAGAAACCCATGATGTTTTCATGAACAACGGCATCTTTGGCAATATCTATGATTTCTTGGTCTGTGGCCCCTTCTTTTCCAAATTTAATATTGTTCTTTATGCTGTCGGAAAATAGAAAGGCATCTTGTGGTACGGCACCAATAGACTCTCTTAAACTGGTTAAATCTATATGTTTTATTGGTTCGTCATCTATTAATATTTCGCCAGATGTAGTATCGTATAATCGTGATACTAAATCTAATATAGTTGATTTACCTGATCCAGTTTTACCAATAATCGCAGTTGTCTCACCTTCGTTTATAGTAAACGATAAATGCTTTAAGGCATTGATGTTGGTGTCTTGGTACGTAAAATCAACATCTTTAAATTCAATCTTACCTTTTACATCATGCTGGTGAGTGGGTGTGTTCTTAATTTCTGACTCCTCATTTAAAAACTCATTAATACGTTGTTGGCTGGCAGCAGCTCTTTGTACTATAGAAGTGAGCCACCCTACGATAGCAACTGGCCAAGTCAGCATATTTACATATAAAATAAACTCGGCAATTAAACCAACTTCAATTTCACCGGCTAAATATTGTTTTCCGCCAATATAAATAACCAATATATTACTGATACCTATTAGTAGTATCATTAATGGAAAAAACCAGGCATTTACCTTTGCTAAGCTTACACTTTTCTCTTTCCCTTCATTGGCAAGTTTTACTAAATCATCATTGGTCTGTGGTTCTAAAGCATAGGCTTTAATGACCGAAACTCCTGAAAATATTTCTTGCGTAAATGTAGAAAGTGTAGATAAGTATTGTTGTACAATGGTACTTCTCTTATGTATGACCTTACTTATTTGATATATTAATACAGATAAAAAAGGTAATGGCAATAGTGTATAGGCAGCCAATGTAGGTGCCTTTATGAACATTAAAGGTATTAAACAGGCAAATAAAGTCAGTGTCTGTATACCGTACATAATTGCCGGACCGGCATACATGCGTACTTCATTTACATCTTCACTTATTCTATTCATTAAATCTCCTGTTCTATTTTTCTTGTAGAAGTTGAGACTAAGTTTTTGATAATGATCAAATATTTCATTTTTAAGATCGTATTCTATATATCTTGAAATATTGATTATTAATTGGCGCATTAAAAAAGTAAAGAAACCAGATAATATTGCTGCACCTACTATAATAAGTATATACTCCATCAACAATTCTTGCGCTGTTGATTTTTCTATTTCCGCATTTATATACTGTTCAACTACAGTAATAGAATTATTAACGTAAGAGGGCATAATCAATTGAAATAACCTTGCAACTATGGTTATTATGATCCCGAAAAAAAGCTTAAGCCAGTATTTTTTAAAGTATTTATTTAGATGCTTAAGTTCTTTCATAAGTAGTAGAAAAGCTAATAGTGTAAATTTATGTGGGCAAAGATAGTTTTTTGACCTAAAACGATATGTTATAAATAAGCTAAGATAAATACGATTGCTATTGTGACCCTTTAAATAGATACTTACCTTTGCGGCTTTATTAACTCGATAATCGAGATTTAATGCTCCCAGGGCTTGCCCCTAGGTTATTTACTAATAATTAAATAAGTTCTTTCAAATGCTTACAAGAAGGCACATTAGGGTAAAGGTAATGCAGAGTATTTACGCTCTAATTCAGTCCAAGGACGATTCATTACAGAAACAAGAGAAGTTTTTAAAGGTAAGCATAGAGAATACCTATACGCTATACCTTTTGTGGTTAAGCCTTTTTGTTGAGTTACAAAAAAGAGCAGCAGACCAAATTTCCCTTTCCGCCAATAAATACATTAGCGATAAAAAGACAGCATTTCCTAATCCTAAAAAGTTTATTCAAAACAGATTGCTATTGCAAATTGTTGAGAATAAGACCTTAGAAGAAGAGCTTACTCATAGAAAGTTAGATAATTGGTATTTGAACGAGGAGTATGTAAAGTTGATCTACAAAGAGATTTTAGAGAGCGATGCCTACCAAGAATACATGTCTACACCTGAAAGTGACTATGCTGCTGATAAAGAATTGGTGATGACCTTGTTCAAGAACATAATAGCACCGAACGAAAAAATCTACGACTACTTTGAAGATGATAAATTAACTT includes:
- a CDS encoding GNAT family N-acetyltransferase — protein: MENNIQFEQLKPELYNTYIDIGTKAYNQHYTHLWPNGNTKTYIENSFTKEVLLQEEKDQDTILYVIKLESAYVGLLKITLHKKLQEFSKADALYLDKIYILNEYSGKGIGAKSMQFVEKIAKNNAKKVIFLESMQKGMALPFYQKHSFKIAAITQVPFNNVIEDEKPMYLLKKVL
- a CDS encoding thioredoxin family protein; this translates as MARTESKMLALGTVAPEFSLLDTVSKKTMNLHALNGHKGTMIMFVCNHCPFVIHVNPEITKMAIEYQKKGIHFIAISSNDVENYPEDGPHYMRIKAKAENYTFPYLYDEDQSIAKKYNAACTPDFFLFDGELKLVYRGQLDDSRPGNGLPLTGKDLRNAIENLLKGEAIDPNQKPSIGCNIKWKSNNQ
- a CDS encoding tRNA-binding protein, encoding MKDTITRQDFSKIDMRVGTIIDVLDFPEARNPSYKLHIDFGDEIGVKKTSAQITEKYKKEDLVGLQVTAVVNFPKKQIANFMSECLILGAVENSSVVLLQPQMKVPNGLKIS
- a CDS encoding bile acid:sodium symporter family protein is translated as MTDNILDTIHINFDSGSLWMMNLVLSLVMFGVALEISVSDFKPLWQKPKSLLLGLTSQFVLLPALTFLLVLIIEPLPSIALGMFMVAACPGGNISNFISYLSKANTALSVSLTAIATMLAVVMTPLNFHFWSMRYEPSAGLIQDISIAPLEMIKLVFLLLGLPLILGMYVNYKKPKLALKIAKKLKIVSLVFFICLVFIALFNNRIIFMDYVLYVFWIVLIHNLIAFSTGYSLGRLFKLPVGSLRSITIETGIQNSGLGLLLIFTFFEGLGGMALLAAFWGIWHIVSGLILAAFWNRKPVTKETIA
- a CDS encoding lysophospholipid acyltransferase family protein, coding for MSGLLYSLVKIVVRTGLYGYHKKIVISGLENIPKDKPVMFLPNHQSALIDVLLIATDCNRKPYFLTRSDVFKGNFLKRMFSYFQMLPIYRMRDGRDTLSNNDAIFNSCAEILNRGEALLLFPEANHNLKRTVRTLSKGFTRILIRTFELYPDVDVQLIPVGLNYKHAAHFPDEVAIHYGAPISAKSFYDSKDLNKTSFDMKREVSERLKKLTVHIPNDGEYEMILDRLNAENADFLNPMSTNKKIESYTHEEQRLSNDTIPRQEERSLFKFLFTVLNFPFVLIWRTWLKPKVPEDEFMGTFRFACAIITYPIYMTLLFAILSFSLSAYLACIILSILTLVNVMLVKYGLR
- a CDS encoding PUR family DNA/RNA-binding protein, translated to MSERDLSDQEEIHSKVLRAGRRTYFFDVRSTKAGDYYLTITESKKFTHDDGSFHYKKHKIYLYKEDFDAFKENVEEMMDFIINEKGSEVISERHQKDFKKEEVATEAELPVENTTTSTSSFTDVSFEDI
- a CDS encoding ABC transporter ATP-binding protein, coding for MKELKHLNKYFKKYWLKLFFGIIITIVARLFQLIMPSYVNNSITVVEQYINAEIEKSTAQELLMEYILIIVGAAILSGFFTFLMRQLIINISRYIEYDLKNEIFDHYQKLSLNFYKKNRTGDLMNRISEDVNEVRMYAGPAIMYGIQTLTLFACLIPLMFIKAPTLAAYTLLPLPFLSVLIYQISKVIHKRSTIVQQYLSTLSTFTQEIFSGVSVIKAYALEPQTNDDLVKLANEGKEKSVSLAKVNAWFFPLMILLIGISNILVIYIGGKQYLAGEIEVGLIAEFILYVNMLTWPVAIVGWLTSIVQRAAASQQRINEFLNEESEIKNTPTHQHDVKGKIEFKDVDFTYQDTNINALKHLSFTINEGETTAIIGKTGSGKSTILDLVSRLYDTTSGEILIDDEPIKHIDLTSLRESIGAVPQDAFLFSDSIKNNIKFGKEGATDQEIIDIAKDAVVHENIMGFSKKYDTVLGERGITLSGGQKQRVSIARALIKKPQIYLFDDCLSAVDTETEEEILNNLKKASQNKTTLIVSHRVSSAKNADKILVLDDGRLIQQGTHDELNTREGYYKDLYHKQLSEKES
- the nusB gene encoding transcription antitermination factor NusB, which encodes MLTRRHIRVKVMQSIYALIQSKDDSLQKQEKFLKVSIENTYTLYLLWLSLFVELQKRAADQISLSANKYISDKKTAFPNPKKFIQNRLLLQIVENKTLEEELTHRKLDNWYLNEEYVKLIYKEILESDAYQEYMSTPESDYAADKELVMTLFKNIIAPNEKIYDYFEDDKLTWVDDIPIVNTFVLKHFKKAKLTHPESYFLPSLLKDDEDMTYAMQLLTRTLLKNDALEKEIEGKTPNWDKDRIAGIDSILLKMAICELLHFPSIPERVTINEYLEIAKEYSTPKSSIFINGILDKLTKEYKSEGKLNKMGRGLL